From Selenomonas sp. AB3002, one genomic window encodes:
- the nikB gene encoding nickel ABC transporter permease, whose product MQKLLGKMSQMLITLIGVSFLTFCLTYLAPGDPAAMLLEAGDTIVSQETLDKTRAELGLDKPFLVQYVNWAGGVLQGDMGISYSAKKPVTEKLLEGFAGTLTLAAVTIVFVLLISLPLGIWSAIHRNGWQDHLVRGISFIGVSMPSFWIGLLFLYVFGLKLGWFPIAKSAVTLEGIVLPSLTLALYMSSKYIRQVRTVFLEELQQDYVVGARARGLSEQAILWKHVLPNAILPLITLLGMSIGWLLGGVAVIEMVFSWPGIGNMAVRAISMRDYPLIEGFVLWISIVYMGINALVDLSYAYLDPRLKKEGN is encoded by the coding sequence TTGCAAAAACTTTTGGGCAAGATGTCGCAGATGCTGATTACCCTCATAGGTGTCAGCTTCCTGACCTTTTGCTTGACCTATCTGGCCCCCGGGGACCCGGCGGCCATGCTGCTGGAGGCGGGGGACACTATCGTGTCACAGGAAACCCTGGACAAGACCAGGGCGGAGCTGGGACTGGACAAGCCCTTCCTGGTGCAGTATGTGAACTGGGCAGGAGGCGTGCTGCAGGGTGATATGGGCATATCCTACTCTGCCAAGAAACCGGTTACAGAAAAGCTGCTGGAGGGCTTTGCAGGGACGCTTACTTTGGCGGCTGTGACCATCGTCTTCGTGCTGCTGATTTCCCTGCCGCTGGGGATATGGTCTGCGATTCACAGGAACGGCTGGCAGGATCATCTGGTGCGGGGCATTTCCTTTATCGGGGTGTCCATGCCTTCCTTCTGGATAGGCCTGCTCTTCCTCTATGTCTTCGGCCTGAAGCTGGGCTGGTTCCCTATTGCCAAGTCGGCTGTGACATTGGAGGGCATCGTGCTGCCTTCCCTGACCCTGGCCCTCTATATGTCCTCCAAGTATATCCGCCAGGTGCGCACTGTGTTCCTGGAGGAACTGCAGCAGGATTATGTGGTGGGGGCAAGGGCCAGGGGGCTTTCGGAGCAGGCTATCCTGTGGAAGCACGTCTTGCCCAATGCCATCCTGCCCCTCATCACCCTGCTGGGCATGTCCATTGGCTGGCTCCTGGGGGGCGTGGCGGTCATCGAAATGGTGTTCTCCTGGCCTGGCATCGGCAATATGGCGGTGCGGGCCATCTCCATGCGGGACTATCCTCTCATTGAGGGCTTCGTGCTCTGGATTTCCATAGTTTACATGGGCATCAACGCGCTGGTGGATCTTTCTTATGCTTATCTTGACCCGCGGCTGAAAAAGGAGGGGAACTGA
- a CDS encoding MATE family efflux transporter: protein MRIPDEDRHYLNIAMPAALEGLFMVLLSSVDIIMAGMLGTAAIAAVSIFTQPRMMLLCVVRSIAAVLTLLTARKFGEDNTQEVPVLLARTLFCAVIFMGILHVLFFWQLERILCWMGAQEEYLAAALSYGDIALLGVFLTTLATVLQAVQLGYGHTKEVMSANLQGNLVNVVGNALFIFGLGPFPALGVTGAAVGTVIGTSWTLAVSARQLGGSAMPGDWRAFWPDRSYFREFLPVFAGVFSEQGFERIGMVLYTRMVAELGTAAYAVHAICMNFCDFYYCFAGGLGKANMVMAGHAHGAGDWAYWQRQLRAGLKWSLIFSLVSFVLTFSLREEIFSLYSHEVGLLPLGSLVMIFVAAVSFPEAHALVCAGVLRGSGRTSQVAAYSFVSIAFLRPLITAFFLQVLDMGLPGAWLALAIDQSIRAACASFLLWRLWQGRPQPACET from the coding sequence ATGCGCATACCGGACGAGGACAGACATTATCTGAATATAGCAATGCCTGCTGCCCTGGAGGGCCTGTTTATGGTGCTGCTGAGTTCTGTGGATATCATCATGGCAGGCATGCTGGGAACGGCGGCTATTGCGGCGGTGAGTATCTTTACCCAGCCCAGGATGATGCTGCTTTGTGTGGTTCGCTCCATAGCGGCGGTTCTGACGCTGCTCACTGCCAGGAAGTTCGGTGAGGATAATACACAGGAAGTGCCCGTGCTGCTTGCACGGACACTTTTTTGTGCTGTTATTTTCATGGGCATATTGCATGTCTTGTTCTTCTGGCAGCTGGAGCGCATTCTCTGCTGGATGGGGGCGCAGGAAGAGTATCTGGCAGCGGCTCTGTCCTATGGGGACATCGCTCTGCTGGGGGTATTCCTAACCACTCTGGCCACTGTCCTGCAGGCAGTGCAGCTGGGCTATGGCCACACCAAAGAGGTGATGAGCGCCAACCTTCAGGGCAATCTGGTGAATGTCGTGGGCAATGCTCTGTTCATCTTTGGCCTGGGCCCCTTTCCTGCGCTGGGGGTGACGGGGGCTGCTGTGGGTACGGTCATTGGCACCAGCTGGACTCTGGCAGTTTCTGCCCGCCAGCTGGGGGGCAGCGCTATGCCGGGGGACTGGCGGGCTTTTTGGCCTGACAGGTCATATTTCCGGGAATTCTTGCCAGTCTTTGCCGGAGTCTTCAGCGAGCAGGGGTTCGAGCGCATCGGCATGGTGCTCTACACCCGCATGGTGGCGGAGCTGGGCACGGCAGCTTATGCCGTCCATGCCATCTGCATGAATTTCTGCGATTTCTATTACTGCTTTGCCGGGGGACTGGGCAAGGCCAATATGGTCATGGCAGGCCACGCTCACGGGGCAGGCGACTGGGCTTACTGGCAGCGGCAGCTGCGGGCCGGGCTCAAGTGGAGCTTGATTTTTTCCCTTGTTTCTTTTGTGCTGACCTTCAGCTTGCGGGAAGAAATCTTCAGCCTCTACTCCCATGAAGTGGGATTGCTGCCCTTAGGGAGCCTGGTCATGATTTTCGTGGCGGCGGTGAGCTTTCCGGAGGCCCATGCCCTGGTGTGCGCCGGCGTGCTCCGGGGCAGCGGCAGGACCAGCCAGGTGGCAGCCTATTCCTTTGTGAGCATCGCCTTCCTGCGTCCCCTGATCACGGCTTTCTTCCTGCAGGTGCTGGATATGGGCCTGCCTGGTGCCTGGCTGGCTCTGGCCATCGACCAGTCCATCAGGGCTGCCTGTGCCTCCTTCCTGCTGTGGCGCCTGTGGCAGGGGCGTCCCCAGCCTGCCTGCGAAACTTGA